One genomic window of Cannabis sativa cultivar Pink pepper isolate KNU-18-1 chromosome 2, ASM2916894v1, whole genome shotgun sequence includes the following:
- the LOC133035095 gene encoding pectinesterase inhibitor 2-like, whose translation MMNSISIFCFVTFVSLGLNQMVKGDLISDTCGKALYKDLCEKTLRADPSSSGATLDGLAKIALNAASSSAKTTEGQIASLLKTTKDKDVIAALNDCNENYDSANEQLGDSLNAIAAKNYADINTWVTAAMTDGDSCEGGFKSGSSPLTQANTNFGHLCSNVLAIANQLK comes from the coding sequence ATGATGAACTCGATATCGATCTTCTGCTTTGTGACCTTTGTCTCTCTTGGTTTGAACCAAATGGTTAAAGGAGATTTGATCTCTGACACGTGTGGCAAAGCTTTGTACAAAGATCTTTGTGAGAAGACACTCCGAGCAGATCCCAGTAGCAGTGGTGCCACCCTCGACGGCCTAGCCAAAATCGCCCTCAACGCAGCATCTTCAAGCGCCAAAACCACCGAGGGCCAGATTGCAAGTCTACTCAAAACAACGAAAGATAAGGATGTGATAGCTGCCTTAAATGACTGCAATGAAAATTATGATAGCGCCAATGAGCAACTGGGTGACTCACTCAATGCCATAGCTGCCAAAAACTACGCGGACATTAACACTTGGGTAACAGCTGCCATGACCGATGGTGACTCTTGTGAAGGTGGGTTCAAGTCAGGCTCTTCTCCATTGACACAAGCCAATACCAACTTCGGACATCTATGCAGTAATGTCTTGGCCATAGCCAACCAACTTAAATGA